A window of Nicotiana tabacum cultivar K326 chromosome 24, ASM71507v2, whole genome shotgun sequence contains these coding sequences:
- the LOC107799818 gene encoding cell division protein FtsZ homolog 2-1, chloroplastic isoform X2 — protein MASCTSAVCIPPDTRLQNGLLAVLGKRFCPLKMHDEKNGFLGVNQKGISSWPHFKCSANSHRFNNYQSKDSFLNLHPEISMLRGEGNDTFTTSKQESSGGGVTERSMDSSSLKNFNEAKIKVVGVGGGGSNAVNRMIESSMNGVEFWIVNTDIQAIRMSPAFPEHRLPIGQELTRGLGAGGNPDIGMNAAKESKEAIEDAVRGADMVFVTAGMGGGTGTGGGPIIAGIAKSMGILTVGIVTTPFSFEGRRRAVQAQEGIAALRENVDTLIVIPNDKLLTAVSASTPVTEAFNLADDILRQGVRGISDIITIPGLVNVDFADVRAIMANAGSSLMGIGTATGKTRARK, from the exons ATGGCTAGTTGTACATCAGCTGTGTGTATACCTCCTGATACTCGATTGCAAAATGGGTTATTAGCTGTTCTTGGGAAAAGATTTTGCCCTTTGAAAATGCATGATGAGAAAAATGGATTCTTGGGTGTTAACCAAAAGGGTATTTCAAGTTGGCCACATTTCAAGTGTTCAGCTAATTCACATAGGTTCAACAATTATCAAAGTAAAGACTCATTTCTAAATTTGCATCCTGAAATTTCGATGCTTCGAGGTGAAGGAAATGATACTTTTACTACCTCTAAACAAGAAAGCTCTGGTGGAGGTGTCACTGAGAGATCAATGGACTCGTCAAGCTTGAAGAATTTCAATGAGGCTAAAATTAAGGTGGTCGGTGTAGGAGGCGGTGGATCAAATGCAGTTAACCGTATGATTGAGAGCTCTATGAATGGTGTGGAGTTTTGGATTGTGAATACTGATATTCAGGCAATCAGGATGTCACCTGCGTTTCCTGAGCATCGATTGCCTATAGGCCAAGAGCTCACCAGAGGACTTGGTGCAGGTGGTAATCCAGATATAGGAATGAATGCTGCCAAAGAAAGCAAGGAAGCTATTGAAGATGCAGTTCGTGGTGCAGATATGGTTTTTGTGACT GCTGGAATGGGTGGAGGAACTGGGACTGGTGGGGGCCCTATAATTGCAGGAATTGCCAAGTCAATGGGTATCTTAACTGTTGGTATTGTCACAACCCCTTTTTCTTTTGAGGGACGAAGAAGAGCAGTTCAAGCCCAAGAAGGAATTGCAGCTTTGAGAGAAAATGTCGATACTCTGATTGTTATTCCTAATGACAAGTTATTGACTGCTGTTTCCGCATCAACTCCTGTAACTGAAGCTTTTAACCTGGCTGATGATATTCTTCGGCAAGGAGTTCGTGGTATTTCTGATATAATTACG ATTCCTGGGCTTGTAAATGTGGATTTTGCTGATGTGCGTGCTATTATGGCAAATGCTGGCTCCTCATTGATGGGAATAGGAACTGCTACAG GTAAGACCAGAGCCAGGAAGTGA
- the LOC107799818 gene encoding cell division protein FtsZ homolog 2-1, chloroplastic isoform X1, with amino-acid sequence MASCTSAVCIPPDTRLQNGLLAVLGKRFCPLKMHDEKNGFLGVNQKGISSWPHFKCSANSHRFNNYQSKDSFLNLHPEISMLRGEGNDTFTTSKQESSGGGVTERSMDSSSLKNFNEAKIKVVGVGGGGSNAVNRMIESSMNGVEFWIVNTDIQAIRMSPAFPEHRLPIGQELTRGLGAGGNPDIGMNAAKESKEAIEDAVRGADMVFVTAGMGGGTGTGGGPIIAGIAKSMGILTVGIVTTPFSFEGRRRAVQAQEGIAALRENVDTLIVIPNDKLLTAVSASTPVTEAFNLADDILRQGVRGISDIITIPGLVNVDFADVRAIMANAGSSLMGIGTATGKFRMLFCWWSGPLLYVGYHLIHNFMYM; translated from the exons ATGGCTAGTTGTACATCAGCTGTGTGTATACCTCCTGATACTCGATTGCAAAATGGGTTATTAGCTGTTCTTGGGAAAAGATTTTGCCCTTTGAAAATGCATGATGAGAAAAATGGATTCTTGGGTGTTAACCAAAAGGGTATTTCAAGTTGGCCACATTTCAAGTGTTCAGCTAATTCACATAGGTTCAACAATTATCAAAGTAAAGACTCATTTCTAAATTTGCATCCTGAAATTTCGATGCTTCGAGGTGAAGGAAATGATACTTTTACTACCTCTAAACAAGAAAGCTCTGGTGGAGGTGTCACTGAGAGATCAATGGACTCGTCAAGCTTGAAGAATTTCAATGAGGCTAAAATTAAGGTGGTCGGTGTAGGAGGCGGTGGATCAAATGCAGTTAACCGTATGATTGAGAGCTCTATGAATGGTGTGGAGTTTTGGATTGTGAATACTGATATTCAGGCAATCAGGATGTCACCTGCGTTTCCTGAGCATCGATTGCCTATAGGCCAAGAGCTCACCAGAGGACTTGGTGCAGGTGGTAATCCAGATATAGGAATGAATGCTGCCAAAGAAAGCAAGGAAGCTATTGAAGATGCAGTTCGTGGTGCAGATATGGTTTTTGTGACT GCTGGAATGGGTGGAGGAACTGGGACTGGTGGGGGCCCTATAATTGCAGGAATTGCCAAGTCAATGGGTATCTTAACTGTTGGTATTGTCACAACCCCTTTTTCTTTTGAGGGACGAAGAAGAGCAGTTCAAGCCCAAGAAGGAATTGCAGCTTTGAGAGAAAATGTCGATACTCTGATTGTTATTCCTAATGACAAGTTATTGACTGCTGTTTCCGCATCAACTCCTGTAACTGAAGCTTTTAACCTGGCTGATGATATTCTTCGGCAAGGAGTTCGTGGTATTTCTGATATAATTACG ATTCCTGGGCTTGTAAATGTGGATTTTGCTGATGTGCGTGCTATTATGGCAAATGCTGGCTCCTCATTGATGGGAATAGGAACTGCTACAGGTAAGTTCAGGATGTTATTTTGTTGGTGGAGTGGACCATTACTTTATGTCGGTTACCATTTAATTCATAATTTTATGTATATGTGA
- the LOC142178309 gene encoding cell division protein FtsZ homolog 2-2, chloroplastic-like: MGCTSCLKRDETYSQNADKTTNRFLLVNAAAEVIYDLVDPSANLIFGAVIDPSLNGQVSITLIATGFKRQEESDGRPVQGNQLAQGDATPGINRRPSSFLEGGSVEIPEFLRKKGGSRYPRV; the protein is encoded by the exons atgGGATGCACCTCATGCCTGAAAAGGGATGAGACATATTCACAAAATGCAGACAAGACCACCAACAGGTTTTTACTG GTAAATGCTGCAGCTGAAGTTATATATGACCTTGTTGATCCAAGTGCCAACCTCATTTTTGGAGCTGTAATAGACCCATCATTAAATGGACAG GTCAGTATAACCCTAATTGCCACCGGTTTTAAGCGCCAAGAAGAAAGTGATGGGAGGCCCGTCCAG GGAAACCAGCTAGCACAGGGAGATGCTACACCTGGGATTAACCGACGACCTTCATCCTTCCTTGAAGGTGGTTCAGTAGAGATCCCTGAGTTCCTCCGGAAGAAAGGGGGCTCTCGCTATCCAAGAGTTTAA